The nucleotide window GCATCGTTCCGGTATTTCTCCCAGGTCACCGCGCCCTCGAGGCCCCAGTCGTCGTCGATCTGGTAGCGCGCACCGACCTCGACGCCCGAGGTCAGCAGGCCGCCTTCGGCCTCGTAGGCCGGACGGCCGGCGGCTGCCTCGGAGGTGTCGACGCCGAAATAGGTGTCGGCGTAGTCGTCGCTGCCCCAGAACAGGCGCGGGCCCACGGTCAGCTTCCAGCGGTCGGTGGGGCGGGCGATCAGGTCGAGACCGGCCTCGCCGACCCAGGCCTCGTGGCCGCCGAAACCGCGACGCACGTCGGTGTAGGCAGAGAAGTACTCGGCGGTGTAGCCGAAGCCGAAGCCAAGCTCGACGGCGGCATCGACATCGTCCATGCCACGCAGGTCGTCATGTTCGGACGCGTCGCGTTCGCCGATGTAGCGGAAGGCGCCGTGCACGTCCCAGCCCAGCGTATCGGCCCAAGGGTCGCCGCTGCCGAAGCTCCGGCCGTTGCTCAGGTTGAGCCCGTGGAACTTGAACCCGACGTCGGGGCCCACCGCGTAATCGTCCGAGCCGAAATACTCGGGCGAATAGGACACGCCGCCGCGCAGCGAAAAGGTCAGGTCCGCATTCGAGGCCGACGACATGGTCGAGACGGTCTCGGTCTGTTGTGCGACGGCGGCGAGCGGCGCGGCGCAGAGAACAAGCGGCATGAGCAGGCGGGCAGAGATCATCGCGGACTCCGGGGGTGAGAGTGGTGATTCCCAATCTAGCGATCTGGACGGTAGTGCATACCCGGAAAAAGGAAATGGCGCGCGGGTGTCTCTCCCGCGCGCCACTTTCCGGTCCGGGATGCCGGCGGGATTACTCCGCGCCTGCTTCCTCGGTGGATTCCGCCGCAGCGGCTGCCTTTGCGGCCTTGGCTTCGGCGCGCTCCTGCGCGGCCTTGCCCGGCTTGGCTTTCTGCGGGTTGTTGCGCGTCTGCTTCTCGGCAACGCCGGCGTTCTCGAGGAAACGCTGCACGCGGTCGGTGGCCTGGGCGCCGTGACCGATCCAGTACTGGGCGCGCTCGACGTCCATGTTCACGCGGCGCTCGTCGTCCTTGGCGAGCAGCGGGTTGTAGGTGCCGATCTTCTCGATGAAGCGGCCGTCACGCGGCATGCGCGAGTCGGAGACGACGATCGAGTAGTGGGGGCGCTTCTTGGAGCCGCCGCGGGCGAGACGAATCTTGAGGGCCATTTCAGTTTCTCCTTATCGAATGGCGTTGGTTTCGGTCGGCCGGGCCGACCTCACGATTGGTGTCGTTCGTGGTGCTTGATGACTTCCTGAATGACGAAATTCAGGAATTTCTTGGCGAAGTCCGGATCGAGATCCGCCTTCTCCGCCAGATCCTGGAGCCGCGCGATTTGCTTTTCTTCCCGCGCGGGGTCGGAGGGGGGCAGGTCGTGATGCGCCTTGAGGACGCCCACGGCCTGGGTGTGCTTGAACCGCTCGGCCAGGGTGAAGACGAGAATCGCGTCCAGCCGGTCGATGCTCTCGCGGTGGTCCTTGAGAAGCGCGGCGGCGCGGTTAACGGGATCATGCGTCTCAGTCAATGGCCCAGCCTTTCGGTTTGAACAGGGGATCCTGGAAATTCGCGATTTCCATGTCGATGCCATGGGCGAGCTGCGTGCCGCGCAGCGCATCCGGGGCAGGATGACGGTAGACCGCGTCGCTGCCGTCGATCGACGGGGCGGCGGCGTCCTTCTTCGCGCCAAGCCGTTCGGCCAGCCGGATGGAATCGAGGTTCTTCGGGTCGATGTAGGACACCGCGCCTTCCCAGCCCTGCGCGTCGTAGAAGTGGCGGCGCACCCGGTGCGTCGCCTCGAGCGCGAAGCCGCGGCCGGCCTTGTCGGGCCAGATGATCCAGGCGATCTCGCGCTCGGGCCATTTCGCGGGGAACCAGCCGCCAGCCATGCCGACCGTTTCGTCGGTGTCGCGCAGGTGGACCATCCACATGCCGAAGCCGCGGATCTCCCAGTGGCCGATCTCGGCCGCATAGAGCATCCAGGTCTCGTAGGCATTGAGCGGCCCGCCCATGAAGCGCGAGCGGTAGGAGGCGAAGGTCGCCTTGAAGTCGGGGTAGTCCTGCGGCTCGGGCGCGCGCAGGATCAGCCGCTTCGTCTCGAGCACGGGAATCTCGTGGTGTCCCATCAGGCGGCCCCCCACGCATGAGGGCAGCCGTAGACGATGCCGGCGGAGATACTTTGTGCGACGGGGGCGATCATCCGAGCACCTCGTCGGGGCCGGGGTGCCGGTAGAGCAGGTCCTCGCCCATCGCGTAGTTGTGGTAGGTCCGCTCGTAGGTCGCGCCGAGCCGTTCGGCCAGCGCGATAGAGCGGCTGTTGCCGGGCACGATGTTCGAGGTCAGCGTGGTGAGCCCGAGATCCTCGTAGGCATACCGGCGGGCGCGCAGCGCCGCCTCTCGGGCGATGCCCTTGCCCTCGTGGTCGGCGAAGACCACCCAGCCAAGCTCGGGCTCGGGCCAGCCCTCGGGGTTCCAGACGCCGCAGATGCCCGCCGCCGCGCCGGTCTCCTTCAGCTCTATGGTAAAGTAGCCGTAGCCGCGCAGGTGCCAGTGGCCCACGTTCAGCGCGAACCAGCGCCAGGCGTCGCCGCGATGGTCGCTGGCGCCGAAACCGTCCGCGCGCGGGCGGTCGAGCAGGAAGGCGATCATCGGCTCGGCGTCGCGCGGCTCGGGGCCGCGCAGGATCAGCCGCTCGGTTTCGAGGCGGGGGGCGGTCACGAGGCTCATGCGTAGGCCTCCGGGCTGCCGTCGGCGTCGGGCGCCGGGTGACGGTAGACCAGGCAGGGTTCGCCGAGCAGCTCGCCCTCGCTCTCGCGCGTGGCGCCGAGCCGCTCCGCGACGCGGATCGAGCCGGTGTTCTCGGGGTGGATCTGCGAGATCAGCGCGCCCATGCCGAGCGTCTCGTAGGCCCAGCCACGAACGGCGAGCGCCGCCTCGGTGGCATAGCCCTGACCCTCATGACCGTCGAAGAGGTTCCAGCCCAGCTCGGGCTCGCGCCACATGCTGTGATAGATGAGGCCGACCCGGCCCACCGGCATGTCGCCCTTCAGAACCATGAAGAAGCCGTAGCCGCGGAGCGTCCAGTGCCCGATGGAGGCGAGGAACCCGCGCCAGCGGTCGAATTCGCTCGCGGTGGGGCCGCCCGTGAACCGGGTCCGCGACGAGCGCATGTAGTCGGACACGGCGGGCCAGTCGGCTTCCACCGGTGTCCGCAGCACGAGGCGCGGCGTGGTTATGACGGGCGAGACGGTCACTGTGCGCTTATTTCTTCTTGCCGAAGCCGCTGAGACCCGGCGGCAGGCCGCCACCGCCCATACCGCCCATGCCACCGGGCATCTTGCCGCCCATGGCCTTGGCCGCGGCCTCGATCTGCTTGGGGTCCATCTGCGACGGGTCCATGCCCTCGGGCGCGCCGCCCTTGCCGAACATGCCCTTCATGGCCTGTTTCAGCATGCCGCCTTTGCCCATCTTGCCCATCTTCTTCATCATGTCGGACATCTGGCGCTGCATCTTCAGCAGCTTGTTGAGGTCCGACACCTCCATGCCTGCGCCCTTGGCGATGCGCTTCTTGCGCGACGCCTGCAGGATCTGCGGGTTGGCGCGCTCGCGCTTGGTCATGGAGTTGATGAGGGCGATCTGCTGGCGCAGGATGGAATCGTCCATACCGGCCTCGTCCATCTGCTTGGCCATCTTCCCGGCGCCGGGCATCATCTGCATCATCGCGCCCATGCCGCCCATCTTGATCATCTGCTCGAGCTGCATCTTGAGGTCGTTCATGTTGAACTGACCCTTCGAGAAGCGCTTCATCATGCGCTCGGCCTGCTCGGCCTCGAGCGTCTGCTGCGCCTTCTCGACCAGCGCGACGATGTCGCCCATGCCGAGGATGCGGCCCGCGACACGGTCCGGCTCGAAGGTTTCGAGCGCATCCATCTTCTCGCCGAGGCCGACGAACTTGATCGGCTTGCCGGTGACGGCGCGCATCGACAGTGCGGCACCGCCGCGGCCGTCGCCGTCCATCCGGGTCAGCACGACACCCGAAATGCCGATGCGGGTGTCGAAGTTCTCGGCGGTGTGCACGGCGTCCTGGCCGGTGAGGCCGTCGACCACCAGCAGCGTCTCGCGCGGCGTGGTCACGTCGCGGACCGCCTCGACCTGGCTCATCAGCTCTTCGTCGATCGACAAGCGGCCGGCGGTGTCGAGCATGTAGACATCGTAACCGCCGAGACCCGCTTGCGTCTTGGCGCGCTTGGCGATGGCAACGGGGTCTTCGCCCTTGACGATGGGCAGGGTGTCGACGCCGATCTGCTGACCGAGGATGGCCAGCTGCTCCATCGCAGCGGGGCGGTTGACGTCGAGCGAGGCCATCAGGACCTTCTTGCCGTCGCGCTCCTTCAGGCGTTTCGCCAGCTTGGCGGTGGTCGTCGTCTTGCCGCCGCCCTGCAGGCCGACCATCAGGATCGGCGCGGGCGGGCTGTCGATGCGCAGGCTGCCGGGTTCGCCCTCGCCGGCGAGCACCGAGATCAGCTCGTCGTGGACGATCTTCACCACCTGCTGGCCCGGCGTCACCGACTTGGTGACCGCCGCGCCGGTGGCCTTCTTCTCGACGGCCTTGATGAACTGGCGCGCCACGGGCAGCGAGACGTCGGCCTCGAGCAGGGCGACGCGCACCTCGCGCAGGGCGGTGCGGACGTCATCCTCGGACAGGGCGCCCTGTTTCGTCAGCCGGTCGAAGACGCCGCCTAGGCGTTCGGATAGATTTTCGAACATGGGGCCTCGGGCCTCCCGTCTGTTGTCCTTCTTGCCACCCGGAGATAGGGGCGACGGCGCGATGATGCCATCGGGGCAATGCAGAACGGCCCCCGTGGGCGCAACGCGCTGACGGAGGGCGATCCCGGGCATACCCCAAGGGACCGGAGGCGCAATTCGGCTTCCGGAGTTGCGCAGGCCTTACGGCGCGCGTGCCCGCGAGTCAAGCGTGGGGTGCCCGTGACGGCGTGCGGAACGTTGCCAGCGCCGCCGCGTTGCGGTAAGGATCAGGGTACTCGCATCTCGCATGCGGGCAGGGGCGTGCCACCTCAAGGGAGGCGCGGCGCGCGATTAGGCAAATTTGGCACGTCTGTGCAGTTTGTGCGCGAAACCCCGCCGCGGCGCAGATTCGGGCTTTCTGATTCGGCAATCTGCCGCTAATGGTGATAACCAGACCGTTCATTTGAAGGTGACGCAATGAAACTGAAAGCTCTTATGACTTCGGCCGCCCTCGCCAGCATGCTGGCGGCATCGGCCGCTTATGCCGGCAGCCCCGTCGTCGTCGAAGAAGAAGATGATCCCTATGCGCTCGCAGCAGCGCCCTCGATGTCCCCCGGCCTGATCGCCGGTGCCATCGCAGGTACCGCCGTGCTCGTCGCGGTTGCGGCTTCGGGTGGCGACTCGAGCTCCAGCTCGACCACCGGCACCGTGGAAACCGATCGCTGATCGATCCGCAGGGATAGCGACGGAGCTTTCGCTTCGCGCCACAAGATTTTTGAACGCGCCCGTATTCTCGGGCGCGTTCTTTTTTGCCTGCCTTCCGGCACGTCGCGCGCGCCGATGTCGTGGTGCGGCCGGGCGTCTGCTTGCAATTCGCATATGCCGCGCCGCATAACTGCGGGGAACGGGGCGTCTCGC belongs to Salipiger profundus and includes:
- a CDS encoding MipA/OmpV family protein translates to MISARLLMPLVLCAAPLAAVAQQTETVSTMSSASNADLTFSLRGGVSYSPEYFGSDDYAVGPDVGFKFHGLNLSNGRSFGSGDPWADTLGWDVHGAFRYIGERDASEHDDLRGMDDVDAAVELGFGFGYTAEYFSAYTDVRRGFGGHEAWVGEAGLDLIARPTDRWKLTVGPRLFWGSDDYADTYFGVDTSEAAAGRPAYEAEGGLLTSGVEVGARYQIDDDWGLEGAVTWEKYRNDAADSPIVENGSDDQWSVRLGVTRVFRLRF
- the rpsP gene encoding 30S ribosomal protein S16 — translated: MALKIRLARGGSKKRPHYSIVVSDSRMPRDGRFIEKIGTYNPLLAKDDERRVNMDVERAQYWIGHGAQATDRVQRFLENAGVAEKQTRNNPQKAKPGKAAQERAEAKAAKAAAAAESTEEAGAE
- a CDS encoding chorismate mutase, with the protein product MTETHDPVNRAAALLKDHRESIDRLDAILVFTLAERFKHTQAVGVLKAHHDLPPSDPAREEKQIARLQDLAEKADLDPDFAKKFLNFVIQEVIKHHERHQS
- a CDS encoding GNAT family N-acetyltransferase, encoding MGHHEIPVLETKRLILRAPEPQDYPDFKATFASYRSRFMGGPLNAYETWMLYAAEIGHWEIRGFGMWMVHLRDTDETVGMAGGWFPAKWPEREIAWIIWPDKAGRGFALEATHRVRRHFYDAQGWEGAVSYIDPKNLDSIRLAERLGAKKDAAAPSIDGSDAVYRHPAPDALRGTQLAHGIDMEIANFQDPLFKPKGWAID
- a CDS encoding GNAT family N-acetyltransferase is translated as MSLVTAPRLETERLILRGPEPRDAEPMIAFLLDRPRADGFGASDHRGDAWRWFALNVGHWHLRGYGYFTIELKETGAAAGICGVWNPEGWPEPELGWVVFADHEGKGIAREAALRARRYAYEDLGLTTLTSNIVPGNSRSIALAERLGATYERTYHNYAMGEDLLYRHPGPDEVLG
- a CDS encoding GNAT family N-acetyltransferase; amino-acid sequence: MTVSPVITTPRLVLRTPVEADWPAVSDYMRSSRTRFTGGPTASEFDRWRGFLASIGHWTLRGYGFFMVLKGDMPVGRVGLIYHSMWREPELGWNLFDGHEGQGYATEAALAVRGWAYETLGMGALISQIHPENTGSIRVAERLGATRESEGELLGEPCLVYRHPAPDADGSPEAYA
- the ffh gene encoding signal recognition particle protein; this encodes MFENLSERLGGVFDRLTKQGALSEDDVRTALREVRVALLEADVSLPVARQFIKAVEKKATGAAVTKSVTPGQQVVKIVHDELISVLAGEGEPGSLRIDSPPAPILMVGLQGGGKTTTTAKLAKRLKERDGKKVLMASLDVNRPAAMEQLAILGQQIGVDTLPIVKGEDPVAIAKRAKTQAGLGGYDVYMLDTAGRLSIDEELMSQVEAVRDVTTPRETLLVVDGLTGQDAVHTAENFDTRIGISGVVLTRMDGDGRGGAALSMRAVTGKPIKFVGLGEKMDALETFEPDRVAGRILGMGDIVALVEKAQQTLEAEQAERMMKRFSKGQFNMNDLKMQLEQMIKMGGMGAMMQMMPGAGKMAKQMDEAGMDDSILRQQIALINSMTKRERANPQILQASRKKRIAKGAGMEVSDLNKLLKMQRQMSDMMKKMGKMGKGGMLKQAMKGMFGKGGAPEGMDPSQMDPKQIEAAAKAMGGKMPGGMGGMGGGGLPPGLSGFGKKK